AGCTCAAGCAAGTGGCTCAAATAGTTTGAACTTTCCTTGGCAGAAATTATGGAAAGCAAGAGGCCCAAATAAAGTGAAGCACTTCATGTTTAGAGTTGCAAACAACCTCACACCGTGCCAAGCAAACCTTGAGAGAAGAGGAGTCCAAACTACAGAGGGCTGCATAATGTGTGGAGCTGAAGTGAAGGAAACCCAAGACCATCTTTTCTTGCACTGTAACTGGGCAAAAGCGGCTTGGTTCCACCATCCCCTGGGCATTCGCACTGACCACCTCAACAATGGATTCATTGAATGGTTGAAAGAAATTTGCCAACACCAAAACCCTGAGATCACGGGACAGATTTTCCAAGGAGCCTGGGCAATTTGGAAGGCCCGCAATGACAGATTCTTCAACAACTCAAACCCTGAACCTATCAACTCAATGAACACGGCAATGGCCTGCCTACGGGACTGGATTGAAGCACAGAATTTCAAGGGCACCGAGGAGAGGACAACGCCAGAAATAGCTTGGAAAGCACCTCCAGAGGGGAAAATCAAAGTAAATGTAGATGCTGGATGGACTGGAACAAACTCCACAGGCTTTGGTTTTGTTGCCCGCTCCCATACAGGAGCTCTTCTAGTGGCTGGAACGCATATGGAAGAACAGAGACTTGATCCACTAATAGCAGAGCCACTGGCACTTAGATGGAGCATGCAAAAGGCTTATGAGTTGGGAATGGATAGTGTGATTTTTGAATTTGATTCTCTGTCTGTCATAAGAGCTCTGAGAACAGAATCAAGTGTGTGGACTATCCAGAACTTAATTCAAGATTGCAAAGCTCTCTCAGAACTGTTCATTTCAGTTTCTTTCTCCCATGTTAAGCGCTATGCTAATTCCCCTGCCCATTTACTTGCTTCTATTACTGTTAAATTTCATGATCAGTTGTGGTGGGATGTACCTCCAACTGAGTTAGAACATTCTCTATTTGTAGATGCAGCTTTCTCTTAATATAATGAAGTactgaaattcaaaaaaaaaaaaaaaaacgccaTGTTTTGTAATTAACTAGTTAAGTGTAGCTAGTTTCCTCTCACGTTGTTAGGTGATGAGAGGTATAACCTGTATACTTAGATTGCTCATTGTTTTTGCTAAGATAGTTTTGTTCAGAAGGTTGTAACTGAGTTAGTTCCATCCCATTATTGGGCTTGATCTAACTTTGCAATTgatctttgaaaaaaaaattgtgtgatTCTTTCATCCCAAAAAAAATGTGTGAGAAAAAAATTGCCCCGCTCAAGCTATAACAAGCAGCTTCCATATTGAATGAAATAGTGTTAATACATTACCggtttcatttttcatacctttCCTTTCTGGTcattgtttgtgtttgtttgACAAAGGTAGGATCTTAATGGTTTGGGTCACACTGTTCTTTCATTTGTAGCAGGATTTGCCTGGGAAGATTATTTATTTTGCTTTGGTCAGAATCTAGCTAGGTTGTTGAATTTCAGTTGGGATTTTCTAGCTAGTCATTATTGGGGTTCCCTTTAAGGATTATTGTCGCATGGAGGAGGTTTGTCCGTATTATTTACAAAAGACACAAACCAATGGCCAACTCAACTCAAACCAAATCATGCAGGCAAATAATGCATagcaattaattaataatattatagaGTACATTGGAACACAGTTTAAAATCTAGTTTAATCCTAATTTAATATAACCTACCAATCTGAGGACCGTCTCCACTATAACATGAAATTTTTCCAGGGCATTTTGTTCTCACTTACACACTTTTTTGGAAATCACTAATCTCATATTGCTTAAAACTCCAAAGCAAGCACAATTAATCAGATTAGGTTACATTATATGAATGTATCACCAATCTCACATTACTCAAAGGGATTGTAGACTAACATAAACTTCTCACATCTAATGTAAGTTAAATGCTGATGAGTCTCACATTAATTAGAAATACATAAAACACCAATGAAAATGGCTGCAACAGGGAGGGAAAAGAAAGCCATAAAAAAAGTTTGACCCAACCAGACAAATTCTATAGTGTTCATCTCTCTAATCTTCCCACTTTATCATATCTGCTAGACAATGCTCCTGCATCACAAGGCAATAACTTGGTTACTTAATTTGCACCATTGCATGGGGAATTGCTTTGATGAGTTTTCATTCCTAGTTCCATTAAAAACAGAAGATAACAAGTTTGTGAAAATGCCAAATCCAATGAAGTGGTCCCTTACCCCATATTTCCTTTTCCCAGTGATATTGTTTGCTGTAAATGGTCCAAGAAATAAAACAAAGAGGGAAATCAGTGTGTACCTGATAGATATGGGAAGAGTGCAGCATTGTGCAGTTCATGTTTGTGGTCAGTGATGATGAGAGTTAGGTGAAGGAGAGGATGGCCTGTCAGAAGAAACTCCATGGCTCTCATCCTCTCCTTGAATCCTAGCTGGAATGCAGAACCCAGGTATTGCATCAGAGAGAAACCTGCTGCCAAAGATTGAAGCCTGGTGAATTGCCTTGTGATTGTGATTATCTGAGGAAGCCATTGGAATCTCATTCCAAGGACGAAGTGATGGTGAAAAACTGGACTGAAGGGTCCCCCTGTGGGAATAAGCAGAAGTACCATGGCCTAGAATTGCTGGTGAATTCACCATGAACCCACCTCTGTTCATGTCAGTGGTGGTTGAATCATTGTTCCATGTAACAATCCTGTGATAATTGGTGTCAAACCCAGAGGGAGTTGAGCCAGAGAAAAGGGTTTGGTCACTGGAAGTTTGCCCACCACCTGTTTGAGATTGTGCGTGAATGAGACCATGGTCTTGGAAAGAGTGAAGAGAAAGGCCAAGGTCCTGTGCAGGGTAGCTCTGAAAGTTTATGGAGGAAGCAGCAGTGGTTGTGGGGAAGAAGGCTATGGCATCATTGTCAATAGATGATGGAATGAATGCTGAGTTCTGGTGGTTGTGCTGCTGGTTATGGTGGTGGTTATCTGGGTCCTCAGCTAGTTGTCTCTGGAGGTGAAAATTGTAGCCAGAGGACTCAGATTGCTCTGCAATTCCCATCTCACTTGACCCTGCATTCTGCTCTGCCTCTTGGACTTGTTCAAGATTAGAAGGTGGTTGCCATGGAGGAAGCTCAGCAAGCTTGTCAATGGCGGACTTCGCCTTCTTGATGAGCCAGTCGACGGCCTTGCTCGGTCGGTCGTAGCCGAGACGGTCTTGAACGTCGTAGAATTGAATGGCGGTGTGTGCTGATAGCCGAACCCTGCGGTCACGAGGACCTTTTGAAGTGTAAACCTTGCTATGCCGATCTTTTCTACCTGTGGATCGAACAATGTGGCCTCCTTCAACATGAATAATTTCTCCCCCAGTGCTCTTCATTCTCATTAGTCCTGTGTTTGCACCTTCTGCTTCATATGCATACTGATATGGTTGTGAATGATCAAAACTTGTTCTTTGTCTTGTGATTTTTGTGCTCTTGCTAGATGTGTGGCTGATGATGACTACCACTGAGATTCAgattcttctttttttcccttttctgGTGGCCTTCTTTTTATCTCTGGCTTTCTGCTTTTGCTATTCTAATGGAATTTTTACTTTGGATActctttggttttggtttttggCTATGCTTCCTGTTACTTTTCACTGTTGGTGCTTGTTCAGCTCCATCTGCAGCTGCAAACAGCTCTTAACTCTGCCACTCTTGCTGATCCCAAAAAACCAAAACCTGCAATTGCAATCTCCCAAGATTCCCTATCCAATAACACTTGCAGTAGCATTCCAAAAACTATATAAGAATGAACACACAGAAACAAAAGTGAAATTACTCAACGCTTTCTTTATGGGATTTATATGCAACACATGTGTCTGGCCTTTTATCTACAAGAGTAAAAGGACAGAGTAAATGAGTAGACTATTGGTAGGTATTCTTTAAGTGGacatcccaaaaaaaaaattcagaaaaataTGCAGAGTTACTCTGAACTACTGATTGTACTGGGAGGGTAAAAACACAAACTACAATAGGACATTGAACTCTGTGATCTATCTAGCTTTTGATAGAGCTGAGGAGATGTCACATGGGTTCAGAAGGGTTGCAAGAAAGAGAGTGAGGGAGAAAAAAATGGTACCTTTGGCCTATGAGAGCTTGTTGATGCTTCTGCAAAGTGTGGCAGAGTGAAGAGATTAAAGATCTTTTGGTCGTTTTTTAGCCCCACAAACGCAAATGTAAGAAGAAGACTTTGACACAAACTCCAACTCTTTGGAGTTTAACCAAGTCCTCAACTTTCTCCTATCTAATAGTAATAATATATACCCTTGAGTTGAAGCTGTTTAGTTTAATGACCCTAGTTGGTGCTAGTGTTGAACTATGATTAAGGTTGTGGATGATAAAGAGGTAACTCTCAATGGCCATCTCTTCCACAGTTCTACCCACACCTTTTTGAAGCCTCTGATAATGACATCTAACAGCTTTTTTGGTTCCTTTCCTATCTGTACTATGTGATTTCACTATTAAGAACTGTGTTTATTTCGATAAAAGGAACGACATTCACCCTCTACCTCACTGTGGATTCTCATTACACTGCTAACCCTTTCCACCAAATAAAAATCATGCTTCTTGAATCATTCAGTTAAAAAGAGAGGAACTTTTGCTGAGCTAGAAGAAGGGGTGCATTGATGAGCTTGGTGCTTATGAAGCATTAACAAATTATGGAAAGAGTGGAAAATGGTTTAATGACTTTAACCAATCAAGTAATCAGCAATTTAATggttggtaattcagggtaattACATATCACCTTCAATAAAATATCAGATCTTTTTTGCTTGTTTAGTTTTGGGGTAAACGAGAACTTTTAGCATAAAGTAGATTATCTTAAAAGTGCTTACATTATAATAGCATTTAGTAAACTTTTTGCAGTTAAAGTAGTCATGtgttttcattaaaaattattataacagAGATTGGCTATGGTGTGAATCCAAAATCCCCATTCAGAAGTCCTAAACGAATAATGTTATGTACACACTCTTggagaggtggaaagaggtgaaaggaagagagatagaaagaaaagaaaaagtaagagagagaaagtatgagatgtgatagatgataagaggagagagatagaaataaaaagaggtggaaataaagtgtttaaaaaatgaggtgtgtatatatcattactggtCCTAAACCCATGCGGGTTAATTTACACTATGTTTGGTTAGAGGGAGGGgtaaggaaaagaaaagaaaacacataAATTGAGAAATGAATTTAGTCTAATCTTAGTCCAAATTCATTCATTGGTTttcgtgttttttttttcttttcacttcattttcctccaaccaaacaaaacATTTATGTCAAAACGATTTAAGAGTGTCTAGGGGTACAAAAATGGACACGATGAGAGCTCCGATTAGTCGAATTATGGCcggtaataattaaaaaaatattgttaatatacttttattataatatgtactattattgaaaaaaattgtTGTTTGAGATTGTGAAACAAAgagtaaaataataattattgataATACAATGTTACCAAAATATCACTTTTAGTTTTACTAGAAcaatgtgcaactattaaattttaCATTGGAGTAGAAAATAATTGTGGTTGATTAATATGAAAGGTGGTaaggaaaagaaaatttcactcattattttattttatttttatttcactcatcatatttctcactacagtgcatatataattatatatatatatatatatatattacagcgtgaaaatattattttcagAACTCCACCACCTATGTTTATTTATAGAAAGAGGACTACCAACTCTCAtgttttaatttcttatttagttagttaaaatttatgtaagttctattaaattaaaaacaaagtTCTTATGTTTAACTAGTATTTTTGACTCGCACGGGGATATTCACTTTTATTCACTTTTAgtatttttgtgtttttataatttaaaaaatttccaACATTTTCGCATATctcatttatattatttattccaTCCTACCACTACAATAAAAAAATGAGtgtcatatattaaaattaactaTGACatcaattattataattattaatatagaATGGAACTTGAAAAATTTGTATTCTATAtactataaatttatttaatgcaCTTCAATTTTATAACTTATGCCCCTTTACAATCCACTTGCAAGCTTCACCCAAATTCCATGTAAATGACATTGTTTCAGG
This portion of the Lotus japonicus ecotype B-129 chromosome 3, LjGifu_v1.2 genome encodes:
- the LOC130746848 gene encoding transcription factor TCP4-like, with protein sequence MRMKSTGGEIIHVEGGHIVRSTGRKDRHSKVYTSKGPRDRRVRLSAHTAIQFYDVQDRLGYDRPSKAVDWLIKKAKSAIDKLAELPPWQPPSNLEQVQEAEQNAGSSEMGIAEQSESSGYNFHLQRQLAEDPDNHHHNQQHNHQNSAFIPSSIDNDAIAFFPTTTAASSINFQSYPAQDLGLSLHSFQDHGLIHAQSQTGGGQTSSDQTLFSGSTPSGFDTNYHRIVTWNNDSTTTDMNRGGFMVNSPAILGHGTSAYSHRGTLQSSFSPSLRPWNEIPMASSDNHNHKAIHQASIFGSRFLSDAIPGFCIPARIQGEDESHGVSSDRPSSPSPNSHHH